Proteins co-encoded in one Brassica oleracea var. oleracea cultivar TO1000 chromosome C4, BOL, whole genome shotgun sequence genomic window:
- the LOC106339573 gene encoding transcription factor NAI1, translated as MEDSSFTDLMIDTDEYLVDDWEQDFPVIPAETTDYQSTKPGSGSEYGSGLSLIPENRPTKQMKVNSTSSSSPSSSSSSCGSLTAAQVISFGSQDPKMNVVEASFNFSSQANMEPNVRSKRKECGNNGGKREPHLLKEHVLAERKRRQKLNERLIALSALLPGLKKADKASVLEDAIKHLKQLQERVKKLEEERVGTKKMDQSVILVKRSQVYMDDDSSSYSSTCSAASPPSSSLDEVSILKQTMPMIEARVSDRDLLIRIHCEKNKGCLVKILNSLEKFHLEVVNSFTLPFGNSTLVIIILTKMDNKFSRPIEDVVKNIRLALAE; from the exons ATGGAAGATTCAAGCTTCACAGATTTGATGATCGACACTGATGAGTATTTGGTTGATGATTGGGAACAAGATTTCCCGGTGATACCCGCCGAAACTACTGATTATCAGAGCACAAAACCGGGTTCTGGATCCGAATACGGATCCGGGCTCAGTTTGATTCCCGAGAACAGACCAACAAAGCAAATGAAAGTCAACTCAACATCTTCCTCTTCTCCATCATCTTCTTCTTCTTCTTGTGGTTCGCTCACAGCAGCACAAGTGATCTCGTTCGGTTCTCAAGACCCGAAGATGAACGTGGTCGAGGCATCGTTTAACTTCTCTAGCCAAGCAAACATGGAACCGAACGTGAGGTCCAAAAGAAAAGAGTGTGGTAACAATGGAGGAAAAAGAGAGCCACATCTATTGAAAGAACATGTTTTGGCTGAACGTAAACGTAGACAAAAGCTCAACGAACGTTTGATTGCTCTCTCTGCTCTTCTTCCTGGCCTCAAAAAG GCGGACAAGGCAAGTGTTCTTGAAGACGCGATCAAACATTTGAAACAACTTCAAGAACGTGTCAAGAAGCTGGAGGAAGAGCGAGTGGGAACCAAGAAAATGGATCAATCGGTTATATTGGTGAAGAGATCTCAAGTGTATATGGACGATGATTCTTCATCTTATTCTTCTACTTGCTCTGCTGCTTCTCCTCCGTCTTCTTCTTTAGACGAAGTTTCTATTCTGAAGCAGACCATGCCTATGATCGAAGCACGAGTATCAGACCGAGATTTGCTGATTCGAATTCATTGTGAGAAGAACAAAGGGTGTTTGGTTAAGATCTTGAATTCATTGGAGAAGTTTCATCTAGAAGTAGTCAATAGTTTTACTTTACCCTTTGGAAACTCAACTCTCGTAATCATCATTCTCACTAAG ATGGACAACAAATTTTCTCGGCCTATTGAAGATGTTGTGAAGAACATAAGACTTGCGTTAGCGGAATAG
- the LOC106336611 gene encoding probable malate dehydrogenase, glyoxysomal: MDANQRIARISAHLNPPNLDQIGSGSGLERVGCRAKGGSPGFKVAILGAAGGIGQPLAMLMKMNPLVSLLHLYDVANAPGVTADISHMDTSAIVRGFLGQSQLEEALTGMDLVIIPAGVPRKPGMTRDDLFKINAGIVRTLSEAIAKCCPKAIVNIISNPVNSTVPIAAEVFKKAGTFDPKKLMGVTMLDVVRANTFVAEVMSLDPREVDVPVVGGHAGVTILPLLSQVKPPCSFTQKEIEYLTDRIQNGGTEVVEAKAGAGSATLSMAYAAVKFADACLKGLRGDANIVECAFVASHVTELPFFASKVRLGRCGVDEVYGLGPLNEYERMGLEKAKKELEGSIVKGVTFVKK, translated from the exons ATGGATGCAAACCAGCGTATCGCGAGAATCTCTGCGCATCTCAACCCTCCCAATCTCGATCAG ATTGGTTCCGGGTCGGGTCTTGAACGGGTGGGTTGCAGGGCGAAAGGCGGGTCGCCCGGTTTCAAAGTGGCGATACTGGGAGCAGCGGGAGGGATAGGGCAGCCTCTGGCGATGTTGATGAAGATGAATCCTTTGGTGTCGCTTCTTCATCTCTACGACGTTGCGAATGCTCCTGGTGTCACCGCTGATATTAGTCACATGGACACTAGTGCCATC GTTCGTGGATTTCTCGGGCAATCGCAGTTGGAGGAAGCACTTACGGGTATGGATCTAGTGATCATACCAGCTGGTGTTCCGAGGAAGCCAGGGATGACCAGGGATGATCTTTTCAAAATCAACGCTGGCATCGTTAGGACACTCTCTGAAGCTATAGCCAAGTGCTGTCCCAAAGCGATTGTGAATATCATCAGTAATCCGGTGAACTCTACCGTGCCAATCGCAGCCGAGGTTTTCAAGAAAGCTGGCACTTTTGATCCAAAGAAACTTATGGGCGTCACCATGCTGGATGTTGTTAGAGCTAATACTTTTGTG GCGGAAGTAATGAGTCTTGATCCTCGAGAAGTTGATGTTCCAGTTGTTGGAGGACACGCAGGAGTTACAATCTTGCCTCTGCTTTCTCAG GTGAAACCTCCTTGCTCTTTCACGCAAAAAGAGATTGAATATCTCACAGACCGCATCCAAAATGGTGGCACTGAAGTTGTCGAG GCGAAAGCTGGTGCAGGTTCTGCAACACTATCCATG GCTTACGCAGCCGTGAAGTTTGCAGATGCTTGCCTCAAGGGTCTACGAGGCGATGCAAACATCGTCGAGTGTGCATTTGTGGCATCTCAC GTGACTGAGCTTCCCTTCTTCGCATCAAAGGTGCGTCTAGGAAGATGTGGGGTCGATGAAGTGTACGGTCTCGGACCATTGAATGAATACGAGAG GATGGGACTGGAGAAGGCAAAGAAAGAGCTTGAAGGGAGTATTGTGAAAGGGGTTACCTTTGTGAAGAAGTAA
- the LOC106340243 gene encoding uncharacterized protein LOC106340243, with the protein MNHRLSGIISPLDHITTDPIRSSFKPPLPVYCKTTINHLKSLTGLDVAPGLTNQEISAVESSLGFPFPIDLRSILQTGLPVGTHFPNWRSGSTRNNLLLIVNLPLLHISKLVVRNGFWVDSWGTRPGSDAEALSLVKKLMEFAPVLVPVYENFYVPSTTPNLAGNPVFQIDGDGVRVLNCDVAGFLQGLNRPDDHRGSGKLRRRRRVGFWTDVAERGRVAVARGQTCGWWSALSCDDGLRECLDDAYWKLREAGWKEDEVREMMMMMMMDGLDRDTCPKAFSSTVHETVKRDVACAFGADGDTCKKDEDHQKGGEVTTLRHLLNTLDP; encoded by the coding sequence ATGAATCATCGTCTTTCCGGAATAATCAGCCCACTTGATCACATCACCACCGATCCTATTCGATCCTCCTTCAAGCCTCCGTTACCGGTTTACTGCAAAACCACAATTAACCATTTAAAATCTCTGACCGGTCTCGATGTTGCACCTGGCCTCACCAATCAAGAGATCTCAGCCGTTGAATCTTCTCTTGGTTTCCCCTTCCCCATTGATCTCCGTTCGATTCTCCAGACGGGTCTTCCCGTGGGTACCCATTTCCCCAATTGGCGATCCGGGTCGACCCGGAATAATCTCCTCCTTATCGTCAACCTCCCTCTTCTTCATATATCCAAACTCGTCGTCAGAAACGGATTCTGGGTTGATTCTTGGGGGACCCGACCCGGATCCGACGCGGAGGCTTTATCGCTGGTTAAGAAATTGATGGAGTTTGCTCCGGTTCTCGTCCCGGTTTACGAAAACTTCTACGTCCCTTCGACGACGCCGAATTTGGCGGGAAATCCTGTTTTTCAAATAGACGGCGACGGAGTTAGGGTTCTGAATTGCGACGTCGCTGGGTTTCTCCAAGGACTCAATCGACCAGACGATCATCGGGGGTCCGGTAAATTACGACGACGTCGAAGAGTGGGGTTTTGGACTGACGTGGCGGAGAGAGGAAGAGTGGCGGTGGCGCGTGGTCAAACGTGCGGATGGTGGAGCGCGTTGAGTTGTGATGATGGGTTAAGGGAGTGTTTGGACGACGCGTATTGGAAGCTGAGAGAGGCAGGATGGAAGGAGGACGAGGTTCGCGAGATGATGATGATGATGATGATGGACGGATTAGATAGAGACACGTGTCCGAAAGCGTTCTCTTCGACGGTGCATGAAACGGTCAAGCGTGACGTGGCGTGCGCGTTTGGTGCAGATGGAGACACGTGTAAGAAGGATGAAGATCATCAGAAAGGCGGAGAGGTAACGACGTTGAGGCATCTGCTTAATACTCTAGATCCGTGA
- the LOC106342325 gene encoding myb-like protein X: MFRSSPRRGQRSKGFKVKHCIQLTLLLGVGIWLLYQVKHSHEKKALFEESAKAVVGERVVKLGRKDLNPGVVVEEEGESFNDKEDETRNDEVGEDKEKESEGSGNDDSSNSEESSEVEVKDENGGAEESEESKEKNETEIEENKENSGGTEEREESITEEKKDNDGTEESEESKEKSDTEEKIEEVTDESEGKEKKDGEGEEARENNYKGDDASSEVVHETDEKTGEKVEVEEDKTGEPEDAVIKSVLSTDNEGSSSDEKNTGSSSDEIKSGGESMENNEMVEKEGFNDSNGDLPESNHSPSNATETNDESESTIKTGEDETRKSTGSEDGSSQETKKEEEDGKEKVESSEVSSQKESKDKETETKEKEESSSQEESKDKEAETKEKEESSSQEETKEGETETKEMEESTSQEESKDKETETKEKQESSSQEETKDKETEAKEKEESTSQEETKDKEAETKEKELSSSQEESKDNETETKEKEASILQEKNEDKETEKVVKEEESSSQEEAKDKETETNEKEESSSQEKPEDKEPEKIEKEESSSNDSQGNESTDSEKKEQVEETEKQDTSYSSKENGNTEEKQSEDASETSQTESDNKNGEIEEVVNQNDQEHSDASSDNSLPQEMKDVRTDLETLPDSGNGGGNSDNVAAE; the protein is encoded by the coding sequence ATGTTTAGATCCTCGCCACGGAGAGGACAGAGATCAAAGGGGTTCAAGGTGAAGCATTGTATACAGCTGACTCTGTTGCTTGGCGTTGGGATATGGTTGCTTTATCAAGTGAAGCATTCTCATGAGAAGAAGGCTTTGTTTGAAGAGAGTGCGAAGGCTGTTGTTGGTGAGAGAGTTGTGAAGCTTGGGAGGAAAGATCTTAACCCTGGTGTTGTCGTTGAGGAAGAAGGTGAGAGTTTTAATGATAAAGAGGATGAGACAAGAAATGATGAGGTTGGAGAGGATAAGGAGAAGGAAAGTGAGGGAAGTGGGAATGATGATTCGTCCAATAGTGAAGAAAGTAGTGAGGTTGAGGTGAAGGATGAGAATGGCGGTGCAGAAGAAAGCGAGGAGAGTAAAGAGAAGAATGAGACTGAGATTGAAGAGAATAAAGAAAATAGCGGAGGTACCGAAGAACGCGAGGAGAGTATAACTGAGGAGAAGAAAGACAATGACGGTACAGAAGAGAGTGAGGAGAGTAAAGAGAAGAGTGATACAGAGGAGAAGATAGAGGAGGTGACTGATGAGAGTGAAGGGAAGGAGAAGAAGGATGGTGAAGGTGAAGAAGCAAGAGAGAATAATTACAAGGGAGATGATGCTTCTAGTGAGGTGGTTCATGAGACAGATGAGAAGACTGGTGAGAAGGTGGAAGTGGAGGAAGACAAGACTGGAGAACCGGAAGACGCTGTTATTAAGAGTGTTTTGTCGACTGATAATGAGGGAAGCAGCAGTGACGAGAAGAACACTGGTTCGTCCTCAGATGAAATAAAATCTGGGGGTGAATCTATGGAGAATAATGAGATGGTGGAGAAGGAAGGGTTTAATGATTCTAATGGTGACTTGCCTGAGTCTAATCATTCACCATCTAATGCAACAGAGACTAATGATGAGTCTGAGTCTACTATAAAGACGGGTGAAGATGAGACCAGGAAGTCAACAGGATCTGAAGATGGAAGTTCTCAAGAAACAAAAAAAGAAGAAGAAGATGGGAAAGAGAAAGTAGAATCTTCTGAAGTCTCATCTCAAAAAGAAAGTAAAGACAAGGAAACAGAGACAAAAGAGAAAGAAGAGTCTTCGTCTCAAGAGGAAAGTAAAGACAAGGAAGCAGAAACAAAAGAGAAAGAAGAGTCTTCATCTCAAGAGGAAACTAAAGAAGGAGAAACCGAGACAAAAGAGATGGAAGAGTCTACGTCTCAAGAAGAATCTAAAGACAAAGAAACCGAGACAAAGGAGAAGCAAGAGTCTTCGTCCCAAGAAGAAACTAAAGACAAAGAAACCGAGGCAAAGGAGAAGGAAGAGTCTACGTCTCAAGAGGAAACTAAAGACAAAGAAGCTGAGACAAAGGAGAAAGAATTGTCATCTTCTCAAGAGGAATCTAAAGACAATGAAACTGAGACAAAAGAGAAAGAAGCTTCTATATTGCAAGAGAAGAATGAAGACAAGGAAACCGAGAAAGTTGTGAAAGAGGAAGAGTCTTCGTCTCAAGAGGAAGCAAAAGACAAAGAAACGGAGACAAACGAGAAAGAAGAGTCCTCTTCCCAAGAGAAACCAGAAGACAAGGAACCTGAGAAAATCGAGAAAGAAGAGTCTTCTTCCAATGATTCACAGGGAAATGAAAGTACTGATAGTGAGAAGAAGGAACAAGTTGAGGAAACTGAGAAACAAGACACAAGTTATTCCAGCAAAGAAAATGGCAACACTGAAGAAAAGCAATCAGAGGATGCTTCAGAAACTTCACAAACAGAGTCAGACAACAAGAATGGTGAGATAGAAGAGGTGGTGAATCAGAACGATCAAGAGCATTCTGATGCATCTTCAGACAATAGCCTTCCTCAAGAAATGAAAGATGTCCGTACTGATCTTGAAACTTTGCCAGATTCTGGCAATGGTGGTGGCAACAGTGATAACGTTGCAGCTGAGTAG